The Sinomonas sp. P10A9 genome contains the following window.
GAAACCGATCATCCCCATATGTGGTTGTCAACCGCGGCCGAGGCCCGAGGGCCACAACCGTCCGGCAGCCTTGCGACTACCGGAACAGTCAGTATAGCGCGGCAGCGGTGGGAACTATTCCCGCGGCTCACCGGGGCAGGAGGCCAGCCCGGTCCTTGGCCTCGAGCACGGCCAGCGCTGCGGCATCGACCAGCTTGGCGAAGGCCGGATCAGCCTTGGCCCGGTCCGCGATCCCGCTCCACACACGCGGCGCGAGCTGTTGGTTGGTGCACAGGACCATCGTGCCGCCGGCAGCAAGGAAATCAGCGCCCCGGTGTTCGGGCGCGAAGCCCGCGAGCTGGCCGGCATCGCACACGTCATCGGAGACGACGATCCCGCGGAAGCCCAGATCGCCCCTGAGCATGCCCCCGATCACGGTGGGCGAGAAGACGGCATAGTGGTCCGGGTCGATGGCCGGATAGAACGCGTTGGAGACCATGACCCATGGCACCCCCGCGCGGATGGCGTCCGCAAACGGCGCCACATAGGCGTCGTGGCGGCCCGTGGCCGCATCGGTGACGTCCGTCGAGGTGTCAGTGTTCGCGGTGACGCGGCCCAGACCCGGGAAGTGCTTGCTCGCCGCAGCGACACCCGTATCGGCCATCCCCTGCGCGAAGGCGATGCCGTGCGAGGAGACGGACTCCGGGGTGAACCCGTAGTTCCTCTGGTAGTGGCCGATAGGGATGTTCTGCGGCGCGAACGCGGCCGATGGCACCGTATCGAGAACCGGCGCAAGGTTGACGTTGACCCCCACGGCGGCCAGCTGGCGCCCCCACCCGGCCGCCGCCGACCGCAGCGCCCCGAGATCCATCCCGCCCTGGTCCAGGGCCGAGGGGATCGCGGAGAAGCCAGGGCCCCGAAGGATCTGCA
Protein-coding sequences here:
- a CDS encoding glycoside hydrolase family 3 N-terminal domain-containing protein, with the translated sequence MAQRNVKVWAAIAVGILAVLAAVAALTLPWLLGQPIGRPTPSDSPGETPPGTTPSPGSSGSPGAEASTTPSGESSPSSAPATTSAPLPEDRAAAVLASMTLEQRVGQVVMVSSPTAGPDGAALTALRQLHIGNVFLKGRTDAGAPGVSAAVAALKGQVTPDATRGVGQFIATDQEGGQVQILRGPGFSAIPSALDQGGMDLGALRSAAAGWGRQLAAVGVNVNLAPVLDTVPSAAFAPQNIPIGHYQRNYGFTPESVSSHGIAFAQGMADTGVAAASKHFPGLGRVTANTDTSTDVTDAATGRHDAYVAPFADAIRAGVPWVMVSNAFYPAIDPDHYAVFSPTVIGGMLRGDLGFRGIVVSDDVCDAGQLAGFAPEHRGADFLAAGGTMVLCTNQQLAPRVWSGIADRAKADPAFAKLVDAAALAVLEAKDRAGLLPR